A genomic window from Mesorhizobium sp. 131-2-1 includes:
- a CDS encoding extensin-like domain-containing protein, which yields MAGTLGAMLAMARQNNRARSAAVRLVTGLAIAALSACNTGDVFSLQPAVDVGSQTAAVPEAPQYSAPQYSAPQYSGMQRLVPSNPYITAAYPRMDEPMSPTEQMPESEVDCRNELRRLGVVYTDVQPIHEGQCGIDYPVRVSAIGSVEMKPAATLTCNMAATFATWTRNELVPAARWRYFSGVKTIHQGSSYSCRNIAGEGVLSEHGKGNALDVMSIELNNGDDIDVRKPGLFAFRTRGFLNNVRADGCQYFTTVLGPGYNYDHRNHFHFDIKNRKSGYRACR from the coding sequence ATGGCCGGAACACTTGGCGCCATGCTTGCCATGGCGCGGCAGAACAATCGTGCGCGCTCGGCCGCTGTCAGACTGGTGACGGGGCTTGCCATCGCGGCCCTCTCGGCCTGCAACACCGGCGACGTATTTTCGCTGCAGCCGGCCGTCGACGTCGGCAGCCAGACCGCCGCCGTGCCCGAGGCGCCCCAATATTCCGCACCTCAGTATTCGGCGCCCCAATATTCCGGCATGCAGCGCCTCGTCCCCTCCAACCCCTATATCACCGCCGCCTATCCGCGCATGGACGAGCCGATGTCGCCGACGGAGCAGATGCCGGAGAGCGAAGTCGATTGCCGCAACGAATTGCGACGCCTCGGCGTCGTCTACACCGATGTCCAGCCGATCCATGAGGGCCAGTGCGGCATCGACTATCCGGTCAGGGTCTCGGCCATCGGCAGCGTCGAGATGAAGCCCGCCGCAACGCTGACCTGCAACATGGCCGCCACCTTCGCCACCTGGACCAGGAACGAGCTCGTGCCGGCCGCCCGCTGGCGGTATTTTTCAGGCGTGAAGACCATCCACCAGGGATCCAGCTACTCCTGCCGCAACATCGCCGGCGAAGGTGTCTTGTCGGAGCACGGCAAGGGCAATGCGCTCGACGTGATGAGCATCGAGCTCAACAATGGCGACGACATCGACGTGCGCAAGCCCGGCCTGTTCGCCTTCCGCACCCGCGGCTTCCTCAACAATGTCCGCGCCGATGGCTGCCAGTATTTCACCACGGTACTCGGCCCCGGCTACAATTACGACCACCGCAACCATTTCCATTTCGACATCAAGAACCGCAAGAGTGGCTATCGCGCCTGCCGCTGA
- a CDS encoding LssY C-terminal domain-containing protein: MSERSLRRRAAIWLAALCAGYLGLAYVAAPEFWTWRERGYRTQHFEMVTHTPQGIPGDPINVGLVGTEKQIVHAFAVAGWDTADAVTLRTAIDIGESVLFSRPYPDAPMSRLLFEGRAQDLAFEKPVGDSADRRHHVRFWQTNTIGDDGRPLWLGAASFDRGVGLSHDTGAITHHIGPDIDAERNFLIADLSAAGMLISTSEITGIGATQAGRNGGGDPYFTDGMAVIGVMKHLP, encoded by the coding sequence GTGAGTGAGCGAAGCCTTCGGCGGCGCGCGGCGATCTGGCTGGCGGCACTTTGCGCCGGATATCTGGGTTTGGCCTACGTTGCCGCGCCGGAGTTCTGGACCTGGCGGGAGCGCGGCTACCGCACCCAGCATTTCGAGATGGTGACGCATACGCCGCAAGGCATTCCGGGCGACCCCATCAATGTCGGCCTCGTCGGCACCGAAAAGCAGATCGTCCACGCCTTCGCCGTCGCCGGTTGGGACACGGCCGACGCCGTGACGCTGAGAACGGCGATCGACATCGGCGAAAGCGTGCTGTTTTCCCGCCCCTACCCCGATGCGCCAATGAGCAGGCTGCTGTTCGAAGGCCGCGCGCAGGATCTCGCTTTCGAAAAGCCAGTCGGCGACAGTGCCGACCGGCGCCACCACGTCCGCTTCTGGCAGACCAACACGATCGGCGACGATGGCCGGCCGCTCTGGCTCGGCGCCGCCAGCTTCGACCGCGGCGTCGGCCTCAGCCACGACACCGGCGCCATCACGCATCATATCGGCCCCGACATAGACGCCGAGCGCAATTTCCTCATCGCTGACCTCAGCGCCGCCGGCATGCTGATCTCGACCAGCGAGATTACCGGCATCGGCGCCACGCAAGCCGGGAGGAATGGCGGCGGCGATCCCTATTTCACCGACGGCATGGCAGTGATCGGCGTGATGAAGCATTTGCCCTAG
- a CDS encoding DUF3775 domain-containing protein, producing the protein MQQRLEREWELSIGPDTVRLFILKAKALSAAVNEDYADGAEHEIEFDGDTHDSHHHDGLVEESSENLTEEELRELIDDLNVDEAAELVALAWVGRGDYDASEWADALAAARERANMRTAKYLLGMPLLADWLEEGLEAIGA; encoded by the coding sequence GTGCAGCAGCGCCTCGAAAGGGAGTGGGAGCTTTCGATCGGTCCCGACACCGTGCGCCTGTTCATTCTCAAGGCGAAGGCGCTCAGCGCTGCCGTCAATGAGGATTATGCCGACGGCGCCGAGCACGAGATCGAGTTCGACGGCGACACGCATGACAGCCATCATCACGATGGGCTGGTCGAAGAAAGCTCGGAAAACCTGACCGAGGAAGAACTGCGCGAACTGATCGACGACCTCAATGTCGACGAGGCGGCCGAACTCGTCGCGCTGGCCTGGGTCGGCCGGGGCGACTACGACGCCTCGGAGTGGGCGGACGCGCTAGCTGCCGCGCGCGAGCGCGCCAACATGCGCACGGCCAAATATCTGCTTGGCATGCCGCTGCTCGCCGATTGGCTGGAGGAAGGGCTGGAAGCGATCGGCGCGTAA
- the greA gene encoding transcription elongation factor GreA translates to MNKVPMTGEGFASLKEELRWRQQEERPRIIEAISEARSHGDLSENAEYHAAKEAQSHNEGRVNELEDLIARAEVIDVTKLSGDKVKFGATVVLVDEDTEEKKTYQIVGDQEADVKSGRISISSPIARALIGKEVGDAIEVNAPGGARGYEIVQVQFI, encoded by the coding sequence ATGAACAAGGTCCCGATGACAGGCGAGGGGTTCGCGTCATTGAAGGAAGAACTGCGCTGGCGCCAGCAGGAAGAGCGGCCGCGCATCATCGAGGCGATCTCCGAAGCGCGCTCGCATGGCGACCTTTCCGAAAATGCCGAATATCACGCGGCCAAAGAGGCGCAGAGCCACAATGAGGGCCGCGTCAACGAGCTCGAGGACCTGATCGCGCGGGCCGAGGTGATCGACGTCACCAAGCTCAGCGGCGACAAGGTCAAGTTCGGTGCCACGGTGGTGCTGGTCGACGAGGACACCGAGGAGAAGAAGACCTACCAGATTGTCGGCGACCAGGAAGCGGACGTGAAGTCGGGCCGTATCTCGATCTCCTCGCCGATCGCGCGCGCGCTCATCGGCAAGGAAGTCGGCGATGCCATCGAAGTCAACGCGCCTGGCGGCGCGCGGGGGTATGAGATCGTCCAGGTGCAGTTCATCTAG
- a CDS encoding extensin-like domain-containing protein: MAALTFTRLCGLALSMAAVTLLAGSALAKAPELPDTVPVPQLNRSGPGSEAAPADVPVPEPRPVDLPADQSEPPATPPTPAEKPAQAAPPAGAPTPPEKAPAAAERKILPDPRSATLPEAKMPEEELACRRRLKSMGVDFEEHKAEHDPAIGCSIPYPIALKTLGKSVAIGPEAEMNCAMAEAAARFAADVIEPAVKAKFGTQLKSVGQASAFVCRPRHAGGKLSEHAFGNALDIASFTLADGRKIEVGPAPPDPDAQFLDMVRKAACGPFKTVLGPGSDADHSLHFHLDLEPRRHGGTFCQ, from the coding sequence ATGGCAGCGCTGACCTTCACGAGACTTTGCGGATTGGCGCTGTCCATGGCGGCGGTGACGCTGCTGGCCGGATCGGCCCTGGCCAAGGCGCCGGAACTGCCCGACACCGTGCCCGTTCCGCAACTCAATCGGTCCGGGCCAGGATCCGAAGCCGCGCCAGCGGATGTGCCGGTACCCGAGCCGCGCCCGGTCGACCTGCCGGCAGATCAATCCGAGCCACCGGCAACACCTCCCACGCCCGCCGAAAAGCCGGCACAGGCAGCCCCCCCGGCCGGCGCGCCGACACCGCCCGAAAAAGCTCCGGCTGCTGCGGAGAGAAAAATACTGCCCGATCCCCGCTCGGCTACCCTCCCCGAGGCCAAAATGCCGGAGGAGGAACTCGCTTGCCGTCGGCGGCTGAAGTCGATGGGCGTCGACTTCGAGGAACACAAGGCCGAGCACGATCCGGCGATCGGCTGTTCGATCCCCTACCCGATCGCGCTGAAGACGCTCGGCAAATCCGTCGCCATCGGCCCAGAGGCCGAAATGAACTGCGCCATGGCCGAGGCGGCGGCGCGCTTCGCCGCCGACGTCATCGAACCTGCCGTGAAGGCCAAGTTCGGCACGCAGCTGAAATCGGTCGGCCAGGCCTCCGCCTTCGTCTGCCGGCCGCGCCACGCCGGTGGAAAACTGTCGGAGCATGCTTTCGGCAATGCACTCGACATTGCCAGCTTCACGCTGGCCGACGGCAGGAAGATCGAGGTCGGGCCGGCACCGCCCGACCCGGACGCGCAATTCCTGGACATGGTGCGCAAGGCGGCCTGCGGGCCGTTCAAGACCGTGCTTGGTCCAGGCAGCGACGCCGACCATTCGCTGCATTTCCACCTCGACCTCGAGCCCCGCCGCCACGGCGGCACCTTCTGCCAGTGA
- the waaC gene encoding lipopolysaccharide heptosyltransferase I — translation MKVLIVKTSSMGDVIHTFPAVEDARRNRPDVSFDWCVEEAFAGIVALHPAIGAIHMVAIRRWRKRLFNSHTWREAKNLRRALRAAKYDLVIDAQGLLKSALVAKQAAVPIAGFDRESAREPSATWFYDHRYAVPRDLHAIERTRRLFGLALGYQPDLSGLQSGIMPPADGLAGTSGKTAFLLHGTSREDKKWPVKDWIETARLLLEKGMTPVVTWSNGPEKAVAEAIAKAVPQAALVPKSPLAVIAAAIGRSALVVGADTGLTHLASAFGLPTVAVFLATEPGLTGPRGPFSSTLLAAPGDKITPAEVMAEAERLLVLSSKAPA, via the coding sequence ATGAAGGTGCTGATCGTCAAGACCTCCTCGATGGGGGATGTCATCCATACCTTCCCGGCCGTCGAGGACGCGCGCCGCAACCGGCCGGATGTGTCCTTCGACTGGTGTGTCGAAGAGGCCTTTGCCGGCATTGTCGCCCTGCACCCCGCGATCGGCGCCATCCACATGGTGGCAATCCGGCGCTGGCGCAAGCGGCTTTTCAACAGCCACACATGGCGTGAGGCGAAAAACCTGCGTCGCGCCCTGCGCGCCGCCAAGTACGACCTCGTCATCGATGCGCAAGGGTTGCTGAAGTCCGCTCTGGTGGCGAAGCAGGCGGCGGTGCCGATCGCCGGCTTCGACCGGGAAAGCGCGCGCGAGCCGTCGGCGACATGGTTCTACGATCATCGCTACGCAGTGCCACGCGACCTGCACGCCATCGAGCGGACGCGGCGGCTGTTCGGCCTGGCGCTCGGCTACCAGCCCGATCTTTCCGGGCTCCAATCCGGCATCATGCCTCCGGCCGACGGTCTGGCCGGCACAAGCGGCAAGACCGCCTTCCTGCTGCACGGCACCAGCCGCGAGGACAAGAAATGGCCGGTCAAGGACTGGATCGAGACCGCCCGGCTGCTGCTTGAAAAGGGAATGACGCCTGTCGTCACCTGGTCGAACGGGCCTGAAAAAGCAGTGGCCGAGGCGATCGCCAAGGCCGTGCCGCAGGCGGCGCTGGTGCCGAAATCGCCGCTGGCGGTGATCGCCGCGGCCATCGGCCGTTCGGCGCTGGTCGTCGGGGCCGACACCGGCCTCACCCACCTCGCCAGCGCCTTCGGCCTGCCGACGGTCGCCGTCTTCCTGGCCACCGAACCCGGCCTCACCGGCCCGCGCGGGCCGTTCTCGTCGACCTTGCTCGCCGCTCCTGGCGACAAAATCACGCCAGCCGAGGTGATGGCGGAAGCTGAGAGACTGCTGGTGCTCAGCTCAAAGGCACCGGCGTAG
- the rfaD gene encoding ADP-glyceromanno-heptose 6-epimerase has protein sequence MIIVTGGAGMIGSNIVAALNAEGHSDILVVDDLTDGHKIANLADLHIADYLDKDDFLARLEGGGLGRIEAVFHQGACSTTTEWNGKYMMEVNYAYSKRLLHACLALRVPFLYASSASVYGGGSEFREEPEFERPLNVYAYSKKLFDDYVRRNVFDTDHSQVAGLRYFNVYGPREAHKGAMASVAFHLFNQVERGENPKLFGAYDGFGPGEQSRDFIHVGDVADVNLWLWKRGSSGIFNCGTGRAQPFRAIADTVIDTLGKGRIEFIDFPDHLKGSYQSFTQADMSRLRAAGYNGQFRTVETGVRDYVEWLKAQRSS, from the coding sequence GCGGCGCCGGCATGATCGGCTCCAACATCGTCGCCGCGCTCAATGCCGAGGGCCACAGCGACATCCTCGTCGTCGACGACCTCACCGACGGCCACAAGATCGCCAACCTCGCCGACCTCCATATCGCCGACTATCTCGACAAGGACGATTTCCTGGCGCGCCTGGAAGGCGGCGGGCTCGGCCGCATCGAGGCCGTGTTCCACCAGGGCGCCTGCTCGACCACCACCGAGTGGAACGGCAAATACATGATGGAGGTCAACTACGCGTATTCGAAGCGACTGCTGCATGCCTGCCTGGCGCTGCGCGTGCCCTTCCTCTACGCCTCCTCGGCGTCGGTCTATGGCGGCGGCAGCGAGTTCCGCGAGGAACCCGAGTTCGAGCGGCCGCTCAACGTCTATGCCTATTCCAAGAAGCTGTTCGACGACTATGTCCGCCGCAACGTCTTCGACACCGACCATTCGCAAGTGGCGGGCCTGCGCTATTTCAACGTCTACGGACCGCGCGAGGCGCATAAGGGCGCCATGGCCTCGGTCGCCTTCCATCTGTTCAACCAGGTCGAGCGCGGCGAGAATCCGAAGCTGTTCGGCGCCTATGACGGCTTTGGGCCCGGCGAGCAGAGCCGAGACTTCATCCATGTCGGCGATGTCGCCGACGTCAATCTATGGCTGTGGAAACGTGGCTCGAGCGGCATCTTCAACTGCGGCACCGGCCGCGCCCAGCCGTTCCGCGCCATCGCCGACACCGTCATCGACACGCTTGGCAAGGGCAGGATCGAATTCATCGACTTCCCCGACCATCTCAAGGGCAGCTACCAGAGTTTCACCCAAGCTGATATGTCCCGCTTGCGCGCGGCCGGTTACAATGGCCAATTCCGGACTGTCGAAACCGGTGTCAGAGACTATGTCGAATGGCTGAAAGCCCAGCGATCCTCGTGA
- a CDS encoding hemolysin family protein, whose amino-acid sequence MLYVEIAIVAVLICVNGLLAMSELAIVSSRPARLKTMIDRNVKGAGRALALGSNPGKFLSSVQIGITLVGVLSGAFSGATLGERLAQYLASYGIRESVADPLGVAIVVAIITYASLIVGELVPKQIALRDPERVAARAAPAMTVLATISAPLVFLLDISGRAVLWLLGQRGEAEEKVTDEEIKMLVAEAEHHGTIESDERRMIAGVMRLGDRAVRAVMTPRTEVDWINLQSDETAIRKLLMETQHSRLPAGDGGVDAMIGVVQTRDVLAAILGGRVLEPRKHVRAAPIVHDQADALDVLSKLKESDVPMALVHDEYGHFEGIVTPADILEAITGVFRADLDAGEEENAVKREDGSWLLAGYMQADEMAEVLGIDLPENRDYETVAGYVLSHLHHLPATGECVDAQGWRFEVVDLDGRRIDKLIATRLSSGHRELAR is encoded by the coding sequence ATGCTATACGTTGAAATCGCCATCGTGGCCGTCCTCATCTGCGTGAACGGCCTTCTGGCAATGTCCGAGCTTGCCATCGTCTCGTCACGGCCAGCCCGCCTCAAGACGATGATCGATCGCAACGTCAAGGGCGCTGGCCGCGCGCTGGCGCTCGGCTCCAACCCCGGCAAATTCCTGTCGTCGGTGCAGATCGGCATCACCCTGGTGGGCGTGCTGTCCGGCGCCTTCTCGGGCGCCACCCTCGGCGAGAGGCTGGCGCAGTACCTGGCCTCATATGGCATTCGCGAGAGCGTCGCCGACCCGCTCGGCGTCGCCATCGTCGTCGCGATCATCACCTATGCCTCGCTCATCGTCGGCGAGCTGGTGCCGAAGCAGATCGCGCTGCGCGATCCGGAGCGGGTCGCCGCCCGGGCGGCTCCGGCGATGACCGTCCTCGCCACGATCTCCGCGCCGCTCGTCTTCCTGCTCGACATTTCCGGCCGCGCCGTCCTCTGGCTACTCGGCCAGCGCGGCGAGGCCGAGGAGAAGGTCACTGACGAAGAGATCAAGATGCTGGTCGCCGAGGCCGAGCATCACGGCACCATCGAATCCGACGAGCGGCGCATGATCGCCGGCGTCATGCGGCTTGGCGACCGCGCCGTGCGTGCGGTGATGACGCCGCGCACCGAGGTCGACTGGATCAACCTGCAGTCTGACGAGACCGCGATCCGCAAGCTCTTGATGGAGACCCAGCATTCGCGCCTGCCGGCTGGCGACGGTGGCGTCGACGCCATGATCGGCGTCGTCCAGACCCGCGACGTGCTGGCGGCGATCCTCGGCGGCCGCGTGCTCGAGCCGCGCAAGCACGTGCGCGCGGCGCCCATCGTCCATGACCAGGCCGACGCGCTCGACGTGCTGTCGAAGCTGAAGGAATCGGATGTGCCGATGGCACTCGTCCATGACGAATACGGCCATTTCGAAGGCATCGTCACGCCGGCCGACATTCTGGAAGCCATCACCGGCGTCTTCCGCGCGGATCTCGATGCCGGCGAGGAGGAAAACGCCGTCAAGCGCGAGGACGGCTCCTGGCTTCTGGCAGGCTACATGCAGGCTGACGAGATGGCGGAAGTGCTCGGCATCGACCTGCCCGAGAACCGCGACTACGAGACCGTGGCCGGTTACGTGCTGTCGCATCTGCACCATTTGCCGGCGACCGGCGAATG
- a CDS encoding tetratricopeptide repeat protein, which translates to MRRRLLIQVMAVVALPLFVAPAFTAGEGGGGGGGGGGGSPTEKCKKGEVWDKKKQKCVTPKYGMLDDDNIYQAGHDLAMAGRYDEAIAVLSLAANKQDPRILNYLGYSHRHSGRITVGLGYYEEALRINPDYTLVREYLGEAHLQIGDLAGAREQLSEIEKRTGKGSREYGMLAEQIDHFMRS; encoded by the coding sequence ATGCGCAGACGATTGCTGATTCAGGTCATGGCTGTTGTGGCTTTGCCGCTCTTTGTGGCGCCGGCCTTCACGGCCGGCGAAGGCGGTGGTGGAGGCGGCGGCGGTGGCGGCGGCAGCCCGACCGAGAAGTGCAAAAAGGGCGAGGTCTGGGACAAGAAGAAGCAGAAATGCGTGACGCCGAAGTACGGCATGCTGGATGACGACAACATCTACCAGGCAGGCCACGATCTCGCGATGGCCGGCCGCTATGACGAGGCGATTGCCGTGCTCAGCCTTGCCGCCAACAAGCAGGATCCGCGCATCCTCAACTATCTCGGCTATTCGCACCGCCATTCCGGCCGTATCACCGTCGGCCTCGGCTATTACGAGGAAGCGCTGCGCATCAATCCCGACTACACGCTGGTGCGTGAATATCTCGGCGAGGCGCATCTGCAGATCGGCGACCTTGCTGGCGCCCGCGAACAACTCAGCGAAATCGAAAAGCGCACCGGCAAGGGCTCGCGCGAATACGGCATGCTGGCCGAGCAGATCGATCATTTCATGAGAAGCTGA
- the waaF gene encoding lipopolysaccharide heptosyltransferase II → MAESPAILVIGPRWVGDMVMAQCLFSALKEQYPNAAIDVLAPAWAAPLVKRMPEVRQQIDFPLKPGALEFRIRRRFGRLLRGRYDMAYVLPGSWKSALIPFFARIPRRVGNLREMRYGLLTDIVPLPGAVKRRTARAYFGLARGGTFKAPKLTIDAVNQAALLDRSGLGAKNFVALMPGAEFGPAKRWPSESYAELARAMMARGLKVALLGSKNDAEVTAEIAALAPGAVDLAGKTKLEDAIDLISAAKLAVSNDSGLMHVAAAVGTPIVAVYGSTSPENTPPLSAHAELVWLGLSCSPCHQKTCPLGHLNCLKTLDAARVAAAADRLLDMPAAA, encoded by the coding sequence ATGGCTGAAAGCCCAGCGATCCTCGTGATCGGCCCACGTTGGGTGGGCGACATGGTCATGGCGCAGTGCCTGTTCTCGGCGCTGAAGGAGCAATATCCGAACGCCGCGATCGACGTGCTGGCGCCGGCCTGGGCAGCCCCCCTGGTCAAGCGTATGCCGGAGGTACGCCAGCAAATCGATTTCCCGCTGAAGCCCGGCGCGCTCGAATTCCGCATCCGCAGACGGTTCGGCCGCCTGCTGCGCGGCCGCTACGACATGGCCTATGTCCTGCCGGGCAGCTGGAAGTCGGCGCTGATCCCGTTCTTTGCCCGCATTCCGCGCCGCGTCGGCAATTTGCGCGAAATGCGCTACGGCCTGCTGACCGACATCGTGCCGCTGCCCGGCGCGGTGAAGCGGCGCACCGCGCGCGCCTATTTCGGCCTCGCCCGCGGCGGCACCTTCAAGGCTCCGAAGCTCACCATCGACGCTGTCAACCAGGCTGCGCTGCTCGACCGGTCGGGCCTCGGTGCGAAAAACTTCGTGGCGCTGATGCCCGGCGCCGAATTCGGTCCGGCGAAACGCTGGCCGAGCGAAAGCTACGCCGAACTGGCGCGCGCGATGATGGCAAGGGGCCTCAAGGTTGCGCTGCTCGGCTCCAAGAACGACGCCGAGGTGACGGCCGAGATCGCGGCACTTGCGCCAGGCGCTGTCGACCTTGCCGGCAAGACGAAGCTGGAGGACGCCATCGACCTGATATCAGCGGCAAAGCTCGCGGTTTCGAACGACAGCGGGCTGATGCATGTCGCCGCCGCCGTCGGCACGCCGATCGTCGCCGTCTACGGCTCGACCTCGCCTGAGAATACGCCGCCGCTCTCCGCGCACGCCGAGCTGGTGTGGCTTGGCCTGTCCTGCTCGCCCTGCCACCAGAAGACCTGCCCGCTCGGCCATCTCAACTGCCTGAAGACGCTCGATGCCGCGCGGGTCGCGGCGGCAGCGGACCGGCTGCTGGACATGCCGGCCGCCGCATGA